One part of the Aliivibrio fischeri ATCC 7744 = JCM 18803 = DSM 507 genome encodes these proteins:
- a CDS encoding pyridoxal-phosphate-dependent aminotransferase family protein yields MQSFIPPKRTLMGPGPSDISPQVLQALSRPTIGHLDPLFIKMMDEVKELLKYAFQTKNDFTIAVSAPGSAGMETCFVNLVEEGEKVLVCRNGVFGERMRQNVERCGGIPIIIDDKWGEPVSLDKVAQALEENPDISVVAFVHAETSTGVLSDAKAIAQIARQYNCLTIVDAVTSLGGVPLLVDEWQLDAVYSGSQKCLSCTPGLSPVTFSDKAVAKMKSRSSVVQSWFLDQSLVLGYWSGEGKRSYHHTAPVNSLYALHESLLMLKHEGIEQAWQRHADYHQELKQGLEALGIKFIVDEEYRLPQLNAVYIPVGISDIQVREQLLEEYNLEIGAGLGELAGKAWRIGLMGYAAKKENVALCLKALSDVLK; encoded by the coding sequence ATGCAAAGTTTTATACCACCGAAAAGAACCCTTATGGGACCTGGTCCTTCTGACATTTCTCCTCAAGTTTTACAAGCATTAAGCCGTCCCACTATCGGTCACCTTGATCCATTATTTATTAAAATGATGGATGAAGTTAAAGAGCTACTCAAGTACGCATTTCAAACTAAAAATGACTTTACTATTGCGGTTTCAGCCCCAGGTAGTGCAGGGATGGAAACATGCTTTGTGAATTTAGTTGAAGAAGGCGAGAAAGTACTAGTATGTCGTAATGGTGTATTTGGTGAACGAATGCGACAAAATGTAGAACGCTGTGGTGGTATTCCTATTATTATCGATGATAAATGGGGTGAACCTGTTTCATTAGATAAAGTCGCGCAAGCATTGGAAGAAAACCCTGATATTAGCGTTGTTGCTTTTGTGCATGCGGAGACATCTACTGGTGTTCTTAGTGACGCAAAAGCGATTGCACAAATTGCGAGACAATATAATTGTTTAACCATTGTGGATGCGGTGACTTCGTTAGGTGGCGTACCTTTGTTAGTTGATGAATGGCAGTTAGATGCGGTTTATTCTGGTTCTCAAAAATGCTTATCTTGTACTCCTGGATTATCTCCTGTTACTTTTTCTGATAAAGCGGTTGCTAAAATGAAATCGAGATCCTCGGTAGTACAAAGTTGGTTTTTAGATCAAAGTTTGGTTCTTGGGTATTGGAGTGGAGAAGGAAAGCGTAGTTATCACCATACTGCACCAGTAAATAGTTTATATGCTTTGCATGAATCACTGTTAATGCTTAAACATGAAGGAATTGAGCAGGCGTGGCAGCGTCATGCTGATTATCACCAAGAGTTAAAACAAGGCCTTGAAGCGTTAGGGATTAAGTTTATTGTTGATGAAGAATATCGTTTACCACAATTGAATGCCGTATATATACCTGTAGGTATTTCTGATATTCAAGTTAGAGAGCAGTTGCTAGAGGAATATAATTTAGAGATTGGTGCAGGTTTAGGCGAGCTTGCTGGCAAGGCATGGCGTATTGGTCTTATGGGATACGCAGCAAAAAAAGAGAATGTCGCATTGTGCTTAAAAGCATTATCTGATGTTTTAAAGTAA
- the galU gene encoding UTP--glucose-1-phosphate uridylyltransferase GalU yields the protein MIKKCLFPAAGYGTRFLPATKSMPKEMMPVVNKPLIEYGVEEAINAGMDGMCIVTGRGKHSLMDHFDKNYELEHQISGTNKEELLEDVRELIDSAHFTYIRQREMKGLGHAILTGRELVGDEPFAVVLADDLCVNEEQGVLAQMVALYKQFRCSIVAVEEVPDNETHKYGVISGEMIKDDLYRVDNMVEKPEPGTAPSNLAIIGRYILTPDIFELIEQTEPGKGGEIQITDALLKQAQSGCVLAYKFKGKRFDCGSVEGYIEATNHCYENIYLKDKKSSELAKKVTGKK from the coding sequence ATGATCAAAAAATGTTTATTTCCTGCCGCAGGCTACGGCACACGCTTTTTACCAGCAACAAAATCAATGCCAAAAGAAATGATGCCTGTTGTAAACAAGCCTCTTATTGAATACGGTGTTGAAGAAGCAATCAATGCTGGTATGGACGGTATGTGTATTGTTACTGGTCGTGGTAAACATTCTTTAATGGATCACTTTGATAAAAACTACGAATTAGAACACCAAATCAGTGGTACAAACAAAGAAGAACTTCTTGAAGATGTTCGTGAACTGATTGATTCAGCTCATTTCACTTATATTCGTCAACGTGAAATGAAAGGCTTAGGTCATGCAATTTTAACCGGTCGTGAACTTGTAGGTGATGAACCTTTCGCAGTTGTACTTGCTGATGACTTATGTGTGAACGAAGAGCAAGGCGTATTGGCTCAAATGGTTGCTTTATACAAGCAATTCCGTTGTTCTATCGTTGCTGTAGAAGAAGTACCAGACAACGAAACACATAAATACGGTGTGATTTCTGGTGAAATGATCAAAGATGATTTATACCGTGTTGATAACATGGTAGAAAAGCCAGAGCCAGGAACAGCACCAAGCAACCTAGCTATTATTGGTCGTTACATCCTAACTCCTGATATTTTTGAATTAATCGAGCAAACAGAACCAGGTAAAGGCGGTGAAATTCAAATCACCGATGCTCTACTAAAACAAGCACAATCAGGCTGTGTTTTAGCTTATAAATTTAAAGGTAAGCGTTTTGACTGTGGCAGCGTTGAAGGTTATATCGAAGCAACGAACCACTGTTATGAAAACATTTATCTAAAAGATAAAAAATCATCAGAATTAGCAAAAAAAGTAACGGGTAAAAAATAA
- the lysC gene encoding lysine-sensitive aspartokinase 3 — MNPINVAKFGGTSVANFEAMTKSASVIEQNPNTHLVVISACSGVTNLLVELANGVQDNHRKKAILEELKTIHFSVLDQLADPLIPEQAILDILNDIEKAADTATSQSNDKLTDHLVSCGELMSTHLFTQLLIERGNPAVRFDIRTVLRTDSRFGKGEPQLNDISRLAQEKLTPLCQQQIVVTQGFIGSDSEGNTTTLGRGGSDYSAALIAESVNACGLEIWTDVPGIYTTDPRIAPKASPIPEISFSEASEMANYGAKILHPSTLLPALRHQIPVFVGSSKEPEKGGTWIKEKVDSTPLFRALTLRCNQTMVTLHSPSMFHAYGFLAEVFKILAKYQISVDLITTSEVSVALTLDQTNTNGKAPELPLEAQKELEELCTVEVEHNLCLIALIGNKMSHSKGSAKQVFGTLEEFNLRMICYGASQHNLCFLLHESESKQAVKILHKELFEQ, encoded by the coding sequence GTGAACCCTATTAATGTTGCCAAATTTGGCGGTACTAGCGTTGCAAATTTCGAAGCAATGACGAAAAGTGCAAGTGTCATTGAACAAAATCCAAATACTCACCTTGTAGTGATTAGCGCCTGCTCTGGCGTTACTAATCTTCTTGTTGAGCTTGCTAATGGCGTTCAAGATAATCACAGAAAAAAAGCAATTCTTGAAGAATTAAAAACCATTCATTTTTCTGTATTAGATCAGCTCGCAGATCCACTCATTCCAGAGCAAGCTATCTTAGATATATTGAATGATATTGAAAAAGCAGCAGATACAGCAACATCCCAATCAAATGATAAATTAACCGATCATCTCGTATCTTGTGGTGAGCTCATGTCTACTCACTTATTCACTCAATTACTCATTGAGCGAGGAAACCCTGCAGTACGTTTTGACATTCGCACTGTTTTGCGCACTGATTCTCGTTTTGGAAAAGGTGAACCACAACTTAATGATATATCTCGTTTAGCTCAAGAAAAACTGACACCACTTTGTCAGCAACAGATTGTGGTAACTCAAGGTTTTATTGGTTCTGATAGCGAAGGAAATACAACGACTTTGGGCCGTGGTGGCAGTGACTATAGTGCAGCACTTATTGCTGAGTCTGTAAATGCATGTGGTTTAGAAATTTGGACTGATGTACCTGGGATTTATACCACAGATCCTCGCATTGCTCCTAAAGCGTCACCAATTCCAGAAATTAGCTTTAGCGAAGCCTCTGAAATGGCAAACTACGGTGCAAAGATCTTACACCCATCAACACTTCTCCCTGCGCTTCGTCATCAAATTCCTGTTTTTGTTGGTTCATCAAAAGAACCTGAAAAAGGAGGCACTTGGATTAAAGAAAAAGTTGATAGTACTCCTTTATTTAGGGCGCTAACCCTTCGTTGTAACCAAACGATGGTAACACTGCATAGCCCAAGTATGTTCCATGCATATGGCTTCTTAGCTGAAGTTTTCAAGATTTTAGCTAAATACCAAATTTCTGTAGATTTAATTACAACTTCAGAAGTAAGCGTTGCTCTTACTTTAGATCAAACAAACACCAATGGTAAAGCACCAGAGCTTCCACTTGAAGCACAAAAAGAATTAGAAGAATTGTGTACTGTTGAAGTTGAACATAATCTTTGTTTAATCGCATTAATAGGTAACAAAATGAGTCATTCAAAAGGCTCTGCAAAACAAGTATTTGGTACTTTAGAGGAGTTTAATTTACGTATGATTTGTTATGGAGCTAGTCAACATAACTTATGTTTCTTACTTCATGAGTCTGAATCTAAACAAGCCGTTAAAATCTTGCACAAAGAACTTTTTGAACAATAA
- a CDS encoding glycosyltransferase family 4 protein: protein MKILLVNKFFFMKGGAETVYFQERDMLLSEGVKIVEFSMQHEKNIESEYSEFFVQNVDYYQKQTIKDKLATAMNFIHNRQACEKLQALLEQEKPDLVHFHNIYHQLTPSIIKVAKQFGCKTVLTAHDTKIACPSYTMYRNGHTCEACVHGSVWNATKYRCQEGSLSKSFLLSVEAIYQKISKNYQYLDAIVSPSRFLGRFIQQKLPHNRIEVIVNGIDENVSLEGIKDSGYYLYLGRLSQEKGVPTLAEAHQLMTEKAGLKIVGDGPEFNQLKDNYPTAELLGFKSGGELLTLIKEAKAVIVPSECYENCSMSVIEAMSYGKPVIGSKIGGIPEQIRDEIDGYLFEAGNAQALADKLDLLVKEPVKTIDMGKNARERFLSKYTLTKHKNDLLNLYQELLKG, encoded by the coding sequence ATGAAAATTCTATTAGTTAATAAATTCTTTTTTATGAAAGGTGGCGCAGAAACGGTTTACTTCCAAGAACGAGATATGCTCCTTTCTGAAGGAGTAAAAATTGTTGAGTTCTCGATGCAGCATGAGAAAAATATTGAATCAGAATACTCTGAGTTTTTTGTTCAAAATGTCGATTATTATCAGAAGCAGACCATAAAAGATAAACTAGCAACAGCTATGAATTTCATTCATAACCGACAAGCATGTGAAAAGTTGCAGGCTCTATTAGAACAAGAAAAGCCCGACTTGGTGCATTTTCATAATATCTATCATCAGCTCACACCATCAATTATTAAAGTAGCTAAGCAGTTTGGCTGTAAAACAGTACTTACTGCCCACGATACTAAAATAGCTTGTCCAAGCTACACCATGTACCGCAATGGCCATACATGTGAAGCTTGTGTTCATGGCTCAGTTTGGAATGCGACTAAGTATCGCTGCCAAGAAGGGTCTCTAAGTAAAAGCTTTTTATTATCTGTAGAAGCGATATATCAAAAAATCAGCAAAAATTATCAATATCTAGATGCTATCGTTTCTCCAAGTCGCTTTTTAGGACGATTCATTCAACAAAAACTGCCACATAACCGCATTGAAGTCATCGTTAATGGTATTGATGAAAACGTTTCTTTAGAGGGAATAAAAGATAGTGGTTACTACCTTTATCTTGGGCGTTTAAGTCAAGAAAAAGGAGTTCCTACGCTAGCAGAAGCTCATCAATTAATGACAGAGAAAGCTGGCTTAAAAATCGTTGGAGATGGTCCTGAATTTAATCAATTAAAAGATAATTACCCCACAGCAGAGCTACTTGGTTTTAAAAGTGGTGGAGAGCTTTTAACGCTAATTAAAGAAGCTAAAGCCGTGATTGTCCCATCAGAGTGTTATGAAAACTGCTCGATGTCAGTGATAGAAGCCATGTCTTATGGAAAGCCAGTTATTGGTTCAAAAATTGGTGGGATACCAGAACAAATTAGAGATGAGATTGACGGCTATTTATTTGAAGCCGGTAATGCTCAAGCGCTTGCTGATAAACTGGATCTACTGGTAAAAGAACCTGTAAAAACCATTGATATGGGAAAAAATGCAAGAGAGCGTTTTTTAAGTAAGTACACGCTAACTAAACATAAAAACGATTTACTAAATCTATATCAAGAATTATTGAAAGGATAA
- a CDS encoding PglL family O-oligosaccharyltransferase, whose translation MATLLTQGTLLEAKKIKKPLTKSFLLSLTILFFVCAHFFQPNPGGSGLHLAFNAASWIPASIAIAIALFHIAKQGILKFSTLTIVLFISVCLLSIPLLYQEASPHLATGKFLGLWAGLLFFITLQQFSFSNKQKQWLLWCIIGSVLIETLFGYIQYLFLEAGNSFGYNVIANRPYGIFQQPNVMASFLVTGLAIASYFLARQPIKYRENIIALTLLYATIIFTLPLIVVLASRTGWLSATFSLVLLVPYMWKYCTKPRFISWLLALVIGFSGSFALLDVSKNDDISKVSLASQKADLDSPRRYTFPQALDMFLEKPVTGYGYGNYEAEYILYTAKQHQLSSDYKPGLPSMDHPHNEILYWGVEGGIVAILGLLLAAGGVLAKIRRSKLDTQFALLALIAPIFIHSQLEYPFYHSMIHWFTFIILLFWIDQLSCKYKKYRISDISKITLRVSSLVLPIVTGFYMLSTLHTNWVLTQFETTKPMNPDILSRVTNPVVWEDRFNWDVLSTQLKIGIINKKPELIKPYIEWSQELIKTKPRPAFYQNLIIAYQALGDEKRAEDIRREAIFLFPKSKFESVQLDEKLRMTN comes from the coding sequence ATGGCTACGCTCTTAACTCAAGGCACCCTATTAGAAGCAAAAAAAATCAAAAAGCCTCTAACCAAATCTTTTTTACTCAGCCTTACCATTCTTTTCTTTGTTTGTGCCCACTTTTTTCAGCCAAACCCTGGCGGTTCTGGCCTTCACCTTGCATTTAATGCCGCTTCTTGGATCCCTGCAAGTATCGCCATTGCCATTGCTCTTTTTCATATTGCAAAGCAAGGCATACTTAAGTTTTCGACATTAACCATCGTACTATTCATCTCGGTATGTTTATTATCAATTCCATTACTTTATCAAGAAGCATCCCCACACCTTGCTACCGGAAAATTTTTAGGCCTATGGGCTGGATTGCTCTTTTTTATTACTCTACAACAGTTTTCATTTTCAAATAAACAGAAGCAATGGCTGTTATGGTGCATCATTGGTTCAGTTCTTATTGAAACTCTATTTGGTTATATTCAATATCTGTTTTTAGAAGCTGGGAATTCATTTGGTTATAACGTAATAGCAAATCGCCCTTATGGCATTTTCCAACAACCCAATGTTATGGCGAGCTTTCTTGTAACTGGTTTAGCCATTGCTTCTTATTTCCTTGCAAGACAACCTATAAAGTATCGAGAAAATATCATTGCATTAACTTTGCTCTACGCAACAATCATATTCACTCTACCTTTAATTGTTGTTTTAGCTTCTCGTACAGGTTGGTTATCAGCTACTTTCAGTTTAGTTCTGCTTGTTCCTTATATGTGGAAATACTGTACTAAACCGCGTTTTATTTCTTGGCTGTTAGCGCTAGTCATTGGTTTTAGTGGAAGTTTTGCTCTACTCGATGTATCCAAAAATGATGATATTTCAAAGGTATCGCTTGCTAGCCAAAAAGCGGATTTAGATAGCCCAAGAAGATACACCTTCCCCCAAGCTCTAGATATGTTTTTAGAAAAACCCGTCACAGGTTATGGTTACGGTAATTACGAAGCTGAATACATTCTTTATACAGCGAAACAACATCAATTATCTTCTGACTACAAACCGGGGCTACCTTCAATGGATCACCCTCATAACGAGATCTTATACTGGGGAGTTGAAGGTGGTATTGTCGCTATTTTAGGTTTATTACTTGCCGCAGGTGGTGTTTTAGCCAAGATACGACGCAGCAAGCTGGATACTCAATTTGCTCTACTCGCTTTAATTGCCCCCATTTTTATTCATAGTCAGTTAGAGTATCCTTTTTATCATTCAATGATTCATTGGTTTACCTTTATTATTCTTTTATTTTGGATTGACCAATTAAGCTGTAAATACAAAAAATATCGAATCAGTGATATCAGTAAAATAACCCTACGTGTCAGTTCATTAGTATTACCGATTGTGACTGGTTTTTATATGCTATCAACGCTACATACAAACTGGGTATTAACTCAATTTGAAACCACAAAACCAATGAACCCAGACATTTTAAGTCGAGTAACCAACCCTGTTGTGTGGGAGGATAGATTCAATTGGGACGTACTTTCAACACAATTAAAAATCGGTATTATTAATAAAAAGCCAGAGCTAATTAAACCCTATATTGAGTGGTCACAAGAATTAATAAAAACCAAACCAAGACCTGCTTTTTATCAAAACTTAATCATTGCTTATCAAGCGTTGGGAGATGAAAAAAGAGCGGAAGATATAAGAAGAGAAGCCATATTCCTCTTTCCAAAAAGTAAATTTGAATCCGTACAACTCGATGAGAAATTACGGATGACTAACTAA
- a CDS encoding glycosyltransferase family 4 protein, with protein sequence MTEKITVIGTRGIPNVLGGVETHCQHLYPEIHRQFNNDICVIARSPYVDYKISSYQGVQTKAVWAPKKKSLEAIIHSTLASLTTLFDGSKVVHVHAIGPGLVVPLLRLLGKKVVFTHHGPDYDRQKWGGFAKRILQLGEKLAATYANEVIVISEVINNIIKEKYNRYDAHLIYNGVKLPTQLPQEKIDSTLSKFSLTAGSYFVAVGRFVEEKGFHDLINAYQQANLNIPLVIMGDTDHPTPYSEKLKQQARDVDGVILTGFLKGDELQAIFSQAKTFVMPSYHEGLPIALLEAMSYSLPAIVSNIPANLEVKLTPDTYFSVGNTEELTVQLVQHAKNEYSNINYASYLEYYDWEKIATQTMAVYQNALTKKASSEQS encoded by the coding sequence ATGACAGAAAAAATCACCGTCATTGGCACTAGAGGCATCCCTAATGTATTAGGTGGCGTAGAAACTCATTGCCAACACCTTTATCCTGAAATTCATCGTCAATTTAATAATGATATCTGCGTAATAGCACGCTCACCTTATGTGGACTATAAAATATCCTCATATCAAGGGGTTCAAACTAAAGCCGTTTGGGCTCCTAAGAAAAAATCCCTTGAAGCGATAATTCATTCAACACTCGCATCGTTAACCACACTATTTGACGGTTCTAAAGTTGTACACGTACACGCAATAGGACCAGGACTCGTTGTTCCCTTATTGCGCTTATTAGGAAAAAAAGTTGTTTTCACCCACCATGGTCCTGATTATGACCGTCAAAAATGGGGAGGGTTTGCCAAACGCATTCTTCAATTAGGTGAAAAGTTAGCGGCTACTTACGCAAATGAAGTTATTGTTATTTCAGAAGTAATCAATAACATCATCAAAGAAAAATACAATCGCTACGATGCTCACCTTATTTATAATGGTGTGAAACTACCTACACAATTGCCGCAAGAAAAAATAGACTCTACTCTATCTAAATTTTCACTCACAGCAGGAAGTTACTTTGTTGCAGTAGGCCGGTTTGTTGAAGAGAAAGGGTTTCATGACCTCATTAATGCTTACCAACAAGCTAACCTTAATATTCCATTGGTTATTATGGGCGATACCGATCACCCTACGCCTTATAGTGAAAAACTCAAACAACAAGCAAGAGATGTTGATGGCGTCATTCTTACTGGTTTTTTAAAAGGTGACGAACTGCAAGCCATTTTCTCTCAAGCAAAAACATTTGTAATGCCGTCATATCATGAAGGCTTGCCTATCGCTCTACTTGAGGCTATGTCTTATTCTTTACCTGCAATTGTCAGTAATATTCCGGCTAACTTAGAGGTGAAACTAACTCCAGATACATATTTTTCTGTTGGTAATACCGAAGAGTTAACAGTACAACTCGTTCAGCATGCTAAAAATGAATATAGCAACATCAATTATGCATCCTATCTTGAATACTACGACTGGGAAAAAATAGCGACTCAAACTATGGCGGTATATCAAAACGCGTTAACTAAGAAGGCATCAAGTGAACAATCATAA
- the uvrA gene encoding excinuclease ABC subunit UvrA, producing MDKIEVRGARTHNLKDISLTIPRDKLIVITGLSGSGKSSLAFDTLYAEGQRRYVESLSAYARQFLSLMEKPDVDHIEGLSPAISIEQKSTSHNPRSTVGTITEIYDYLRLLYARIGEPRCPEHHVELTAQTISQMVDKALELPEGTKLMLLAPIVKERKGEHVKTLENLAAQGFIRARIDGEVCDLSDPPTLELHKKHTIEVVVDRFKVRDDLQQRLAESFETALELTGGIAVVDYMDDSEHDPLIFSANFACPHCGYSMQELEPRLFSFNNPAGACGTCDGLGVQQYFDADRVVLDDKLSIAEGAIKGWDQKNYYYFQMLGSLAKHYGFDLFAPFKSISKKFQNIILNGSGSEEIEFQYSNDRGDLRVKRHPFEGILNTLDRRYKETESSAVRDDLSKYISTQSCSSCHGTRLRLEARNVFVGDTTLPEICEMSIQDSMAFFSSLTLQGQKAQIADKVMKEINERLHFLVNVGLNYLNLSRSADTLSGGEAQRIRLASQIGAGLVGVMYVLDEPSIGLHQRDNERLLKTLNHLRDLGNTVIVVEHDEDAIRSADHIIDIGPGAGVHGGHIVAEGDYEAIISNPDSLTGQYLNGTKKIAVPNERVKADPKKQVELIGATGNNLKNVTLKLPVGLFTCITGVSGSGKSTLINDTFFKIAHTQLNGATTSEPAPYKKIKGIEHFDKVIDIDQSPIGRTPRSNPATYTGIFTPIRELFSGTPESRSRGYKPGRFSFNVRGGRCEACQGDGVIKVEMHFLPDVYVPCDVCAGKRYNRETLEVKYKGKSIDEVLQMTIEDAHTFFEPVPVIARKLQTLMDVGLSYIRLGQAATTLSGGEAQRVKLARELSKRDTGKTLYILDEPTTGLHFHDIQQLLTVLHRLRERGNTIVVIEHNLDVVKTADWIVDLGPEGGQGGGEIIAEGTPEDVAQVEGSHTARFLKPMLK from the coding sequence ATGGATAAAATTGAAGTTAGAGGGGCCAGAACCCATAACCTAAAAGACATCAGCTTAACTATCCCAAGAGATAAGTTGATTGTAATTACAGGACTTTCAGGTTCAGGTAAGTCTTCTTTAGCCTTTGATACCTTATATGCAGAAGGCCAACGACGTTATGTTGAATCTTTATCAGCGTACGCTCGTCAATTTTTATCTCTAATGGAAAAACCTGATGTAGACCACATTGAAGGTCTCTCTCCTGCCATTTCAATAGAACAAAAGTCCACCTCTCATAACCCTAGATCAACGGTTGGAACTATTACCGAGATTTACGATTATTTGCGTCTTCTTTATGCTCGTATTGGTGAGCCTCGCTGCCCTGAGCACCATGTTGAATTAACCGCACAAACCATCAGCCAAATGGTAGATAAAGCATTGGAATTGCCTGAAGGCACAAAGCTGATGCTATTAGCTCCTATTGTTAAAGAACGCAAAGGTGAACATGTTAAAACCCTTGAAAACCTAGCTGCGCAAGGGTTTATTCGGGCTCGTATTGATGGAGAAGTTTGCGATCTTTCTGATCCTCCGACACTAGAATTACATAAAAAACACACCATTGAAGTTGTGGTTGATCGCTTTAAGGTCAGAGATGATCTTCAACAACGCCTCGCAGAATCATTTGAAACTGCTTTGGAATTAACAGGCGGTATTGCGGTTGTCGATTATATGGATGACAGCGAACACGATCCTTTAATCTTCTCTGCGAACTTTGCCTGTCCACATTGTGGTTATAGCATGCAGGAACTTGAGCCTCGCCTGTTCTCTTTTAATAATCCAGCAGGGGCCTGTGGCACTTGTGATGGATTAGGCGTACAACAATACTTTGATGCCGATAGAGTCGTTTTAGACGATAAGCTAAGTATCGCAGAAGGTGCTATTAAAGGTTGGGATCAAAAAAATTATTACTATTTTCAAATGCTAGGGTCATTAGCTAAACATTATGGTTTTGATTTATTCGCACCATTTAAATCCATCTCAAAAAAATTCCAAAACATTATTCTTAATGGCTCAGGCAGTGAAGAAATTGAATTTCAATACAGTAATGATCGCGGCGATCTACGAGTCAAACGCCATCCATTCGAAGGAATACTAAACACCCTAGATCGTCGCTATAAAGAAACGGAATCAAGTGCCGTTCGAGATGATCTATCCAAATATATTTCAACTCAATCTTGTTCAAGTTGTCACGGTACACGCTTACGTTTAGAGGCGAGAAATGTGTTTGTGGGTGATACCACATTACCTGAAATCTGCGAAATGAGTATTCAAGACTCAATGGCTTTCTTTAGTTCGTTAACGTTACAAGGACAAAAAGCACAAATTGCCGATAAAGTAATGAAAGAGATTAACGAACGCCTTCACTTTTTGGTTAATGTTGGCCTTAATTACCTCAATTTATCACGCAGTGCCGATACCTTATCCGGTGGTGAAGCCCAACGTATTCGTTTAGCCAGTCAAATCGGAGCCGGCCTAGTCGGTGTAATGTATGTCCTTGATGAACCATCTATTGGCCTGCATCAACGAGATAATGAACGCCTATTAAAAACGCTAAATCACCTCCGAGATTTAGGGAATACAGTTATCGTAGTAGAGCATGATGAAGATGCTATTCGCAGTGCCGATCATATTATTGATATTGGCCCTGGTGCAGGTGTTCATGGTGGCCATATTGTTGCCGAAGGTGATTATGAAGCCATTATTTCAAATCCAGACTCATTAACTGGCCAATATTTAAATGGTACAAAAAAAATTGCGGTACCAAATGAACGTGTTAAGGCCGATCCTAAAAAACAAGTAGAACTTATTGGAGCAACAGGAAACAACTTAAAGAACGTGACGTTAAAACTGCCAGTGGGATTATTTACTTGTATCACAGGGGTTTCCGGTTCAGGTAAATCAACCTTAATCAATGATACTTTCTTTAAAATTGCTCATACTCAATTGAACGGAGCCACCACATCAGAGCCAGCTCCGTATAAAAAAATTAAAGGTATCGAACATTTTGATAAAGTTATCGATATTGATCAAAGCCCAATAGGTCGAACACCTCGTTCAAACCCAGCAACTTATACTGGTATTTTCACACCGATACGTGAACTTTTCTCTGGAACGCCAGAATCACGATCTCGCGGTTATAAACCAGGCCGATTTAGCTTTAACGTTCGAGGTGGACGTTGTGAAGCGTGCCAAGGTGATGGTGTTATCAAAGTAGAAATGCACTTTCTACCAGATGTTTATGTTCCATGTGATGTGTGTGCGGGTAAGCGATATAACCGTGAGACATTAGAAGTAAAATACAAAGGAAAGAGTATCGATGAAGTCCTTCAAATGACCATTGAAGATGCTCATACCTTCTTTGAGCCAGTTCCTGTTATTGCTCGTAAACTACAAACCTTAATGGACGTTGGCCTCTCTTATATTCGTTTAGGTCAGGCTGCAACGACTCTTTCTGGTGGTGAGGCTCAACGTGTAAAACTAGCAAGAGAGCTCTCAAAACGAGATACAGGTAAAACACTGTATATCCTTGATGAACCAACAACAGGTCTTCACTTTCATGATATACAACAATTATTAACGGTTCTTCATCGTCTACGTGAGCGAGGCAATACAATCGTCGTAATTGAGCATAACTTAGATGTAGTGAAAACAGCTGACTGGATTGTTGATTTAGGTCCAGAAGGCGGACAAGGCGGTGGTGAGATCATTGCAGAAGGCACACCTGAAGATGTTGCACAAGTTGAAGGCTCTCATACGGCACGCTTCTTAAAACCGATGCTAAAATAA